From a single Nothobranchius furzeri strain GRZ-AD chromosome 7, NfurGRZ-RIMD1, whole genome shotgun sequence genomic region:
- the LOC139070571 gene encoding uncharacterized protein encodes MADLPPARLRLFKPPFYSVGVDCFGPFLVKIGRRHEKRWGILFKCMTTRCLHLDLLEGLDTEAFLLSLCRFIARRGKPFEVLCDNGTNFTGGCRELQESFEAMSPQLQEQLTEQRIRFQFNPPAAPHFEGTWEREIRSIKTSLRIVLRDQVVPESVLQTLLTEVEDILNSKPLGYISADVADLDPVTPNMLLMGRRDVSLPQALYDSEDLVGRHRWTQSQVLADNFWLSFIRQYLPGPQEHQKWRIDGRGLLSARLTSLWICDSHDHPGPWVLFQRSSLPQMVGSVQL; translated from the coding sequence ATGGCTGACCTCCCACCTGCAAGGCTACGGCTCTTTAAACCCCCTTTCTATTCAGTCGGAGTCGACTGCTTTGGTCCCTTCCTCGTGAAGATAGGACGTCGACACGAGAAAAGGTGGGGGATTTTATTCAAGTGTATGACCACGAGATGTCTGCACTTAGATCTCCTTGAGGGCTTGGATACAGAAGCGTTTTTGCTATCCTTGTGCCGGTTCATCGCCAGAAGGGGAAAGCCGTTTGAGGTCCTCTGCGACAATGGCACCAACTTCACTGGCGGTTGTCGCGAGCTACAAGAATCCTTTGAGGCTATGAGTCCTCAGCTGCAGGAGCAGCTAACTGAACAGAGGATTCGATTCCAGTTCAACCCTCCTGCCGCTCCCCACTTTGAAGGGACCTGGGAGAGAGAAATTAGGTCCATCAAGACATCACTGAGGATCGTCCTACGAGATCAGGTTGTTCCAGAGTCTGTTCTGCAGACCCTGCTCACTGAGGTGGAAGACATTCTGAACTCCAAACCTTTGGGTTACatctctgcagatgtggcagatctcgaCCCTGTAACCCCTAATATGTTGCTGATGGGTCGCAGAGATGTGTCCCTACCACAAGCCCTGTACGACAGCGAGGACCTAGTTGGGAGACACCGGTGGACGCAGAGCCAGGTGCTGGCCGACAACTTCTGGTTGTCATTCATTCGTCAGTACCTTCCAGGACCGCAAGAACATCAGAAGTGGAGGATCGACGGAAGGGGCTTACTGTCGGCCAGGTTGACCTCATTATGGATCTGCGATTCCCATGATCATCCTGGCCCATGGGTACTGTTTCAGAGGTCTTCCCTGCCACAGATGGTAGGATCCGTTCAGCTGTAG
- the LOC107374455 gene encoding leukocyte elastase inhibitor, which produces MASSTPLSKANTSFSLELLRKLSEDNSTANIFFSPFSISSALAMVMLGARGDTATQISECLKTQDCRDDVHSQFDKLLGELNKPGAPFALSVANRLFGDQSYQFLQEFLTQTRTNYKSELESVDFRTKYEETRNEINSWVEKQTQGKIKGIIAKGELNNMTRLVLVNAIYFKGTWDEPFLKMSTYNGQFWLNKSITKPVKMMSQDSFFPLGFIPEVSCQVLELPYKGKELSMLILLPEKIDDDTTGLEQLEKHLTYERFMEWTHPEKMHTCKVDVYLPRFRLEETYELNEVLTRMGVVDAFAASKCDFSGMSSNKELFLSKVSHKAFVEVNEEGTEAAAATGISIMLCCAGPVFRADHPFLFFIRHNPTMSVLFAGRFCSPE; this is translated from the exons ATGGCCTCATCCACCCCTCTATCCAAGGCCAACACCAGCTTCTCTCTGGAGCTGCTCAGAAAGCTGAGTGAAGACAACTCAACTGCAAACATCTTCTTCTCTCCTTTCAGCATCTCTTCAGCTCTGGCTATGGTGATGCTGGGAGCCAGAGGAGACACGGCCACACAGATATCAGAG TGTTTAAAAACTCAGGACTGCCGGGATGATGTCCACTCTCAGTTTGACAAACTGCTGGGAGAGCTCAACAAGCCAGGTGCTCCTTTTGCCCTCAGCGTGGCTAACAGGCTGTTTGGAGACCAGTCCTACCAGTTCCTTCAG GAGTTtttaacacaaaccaggacaaacTACAAGTCTGAGCTGGAGTCTGTGGACTTCAGAACTAAATATGAGGAAACCAGAAACGAGATCAACAGCTGGGTGGAGAAGCAGACACAAG GTAAAATCAAGGGTATCATAGCTAAGGGTGAGCTGAACAACATGACCAGGCTGGTACTGGTCAACGCCATCTACTTCAAAGGAACCTGGGATGAACCGTTTTTGAAAATGTCAACTTATAATGGCCAATTTTGGCTCAACAAG AGCATCACAAAACCAGTAAAGATGATGTCCCAGGACTCCTTCTTTCCTCTTGGCTTCATTCCTGAAGTCAGCTGTCAG GTCCTGGAGTTGCCTTACAAAGGGAAGGAACTGAGCATGCTCATCCTTTTACCTGAGAAGATAGACGATGATACAACAGGTCTGGAGCAG CTGGAGAAGCACTTGACCTATGAGAGGTTCATGGAGTGGACTCATCCAGAAAAGATGCACACATGTAAAGTTGACGTGTACCTACCTCGATTCAGACTTGAGGAGACGTACGAACTGAATGAAGTCCTGACCCGCATGGGCGTGGTGGATGCTTTTGCTGCGTCAAAATGTGACTTCTCTG GTATGTCGAGCAACAAAGAGCTCTTTCTGTCCAAAGTCTCCCACAAGGCCTTTGTGGAAGTAAATGAGGAGGGAACTGAAGCTGCTGCTGCCACTGGCATCTCTATAATGTTGTGTTGTGCTGGACCAGTGTTCAGAGCAGACCATCCTTTCCTTTTCTTCATCCGCCATAACCCCACCATGAGTGTTCTGTTTGCCGGACGCTTCTGCTCCCCTGAGTGA